TGGCCACGTATTTGTTCGTGGTGATCCGGCTGACCGTGGATTCGTGCATTTCAATGTCGTCTGCCACATCTTTGAGGATGAGCGGTTTGAGCTTGGTCACGCCGTGCTCGAAAAAGGCCCTCTGGAACCTCACAATGCTTTCAACCACTTTATATAATGTTCTTTGCCTTTGGTGCAAGCTCTTCATGAGCCACATGGCAGAACGCATCTTGTCGTGCAGGTATTCACGGTCCGGACCTTTGACGGCCAGGTGCATGTCATCCATGTAGTAGGGGCTCAGCTGCAGCTTGGGCAGGCCGTCGTCGTTCATGACGATGACAAAATCCCCCTCGTATTCGTACACGAAGACATCCGGGCTGACATAGATGGTGCTCTCGCTGCCGTAGCTGGCGCCCGGCATGGGGTCCAGGGACTGGATGATGTCGAGGTAAGCCTTCAGATCCTCCATCTGGATCTTGAACTTGCGCAGGAGCGGCTTGTAACGGCGCTTTTCGATATCCTCAAGATGCTCGCTCACCAGAGAGATCAGGATGGGATCGTCCTGGCCGAGCATTTCCAGCTGGATGAGCAGGCATTCCCGGGGCGAGCGTGCGGCCACGCCCACCGGATCGAAGCGCTGCAGACGATGCAGCATGGACTCGACCAGAAGCAGGGGAGAAAGCGTCTCGGAGGCGATGTCCTCGGCAGTGCTCATCAGGTAGCCCTGGGAGTCGAGGTTTCCGATGATGGCCTCGCCGATCATCTGTTCTTCCTCGGTGATGTTGGACAGGCAGAGCTGCCACAAGAGATGACCGTCCAGGGATGGCTTGCCCGAGAGCCTGGCCTCGTAGGACATCATCTCTTCCAGGGCCTCGGTCTCCTTGAACTGCACCTGCTTGGCGGTGCTCGAAAAATCGCCGAGGTAGTTTTCCCAGTCTGCGTTGCGCATCAGCTCCGCGTCTTCGTGGGAGACCTCCGGGCGTGATTCTGCCGGAGCCTGGATTTCGTGCTCTTCGGAAATTTCCTTGACCCCCTCCTCAAGCATGGGGTTCTCGAGCAGCTCCTGCTGAACGGCTTCTAGAAGCTCGAATCTGGAGAGCTGGAGCAGCTTGATGGCCTGCTGCAGCTGCGGGGTCATGACCAGCTGCTGCGTCAGCTTGAGGTTTTGTCGAAGTTCAAGGCCCATAATTGATTTGGTTTCACCGTGTCTGAGGATTGCAGGCAAAAAAACTACCCAGTAACGAATTTGCCATAAAGCTTAGGCCCTGGCAATCCTTGGAAAATCGTGTCCGCTAGAGACAGAATCCCTCGCCGAGATAAACCTTGCGCGCACCCGGATCGGCGACGATCTCTTCCGGGCTGCCGTTCAGGATGATGCGTCCGTCATGGACCAGGTATGCACGGTCGCAGATCTGGAGCGTCTCGCGAACATTGTGGTCGGAGATGAGCACGCCGATGTCCTTGTCGCGCAGGTCCCGGATGATGGCCTGGATGTCGTCCACGGCCAGGGGATCGATGCCGGCAAAGGGTTCGTCCAGAAGAATGAACTTCGGGTTCTGGATCAGGGCGCGGGCAATCTCGAGCCTGCGGCGCTCTCCGCCGGACAGAAAGGCCGCCAGTTGCCCTTCGAGCCTGGTGATACCGAGTTCATCGAGCAGCCTGTCCGCCGTGCGCTTCTGTTCATCCCGCGATAATCCCGAGTATTCGAGGATCAACTGCAGGTTCTGACGCACGGTGAGTTTGCGAAAGATCGAGCTCTCCTGTGGCAGGTAGCTCATGCCAGCCCGCGCTCTTTTGTGCAGGGGCCAGCGGGTGATGTCCAGGCCATCCAGAAGGACCTGGCCCCGTGTCGGAGACACGATCCCCGCCAGCATGTAAAAGGTGGTCGTCTTGCCCGCCCCGTTGGGCCCTAGCACGCCTACCACCTCGCCCTGGCGCACATCAAGGTCGATGTCGCGCACGACATTCCTGGTACCATAACGCTTGGCCAGATTCTGACCGGTCAGGATGGTCACTGCCCAAGCCCCTGCTTGCCGGCGGGAGTGTTGAAGATGGCTTCGACCCGGCCTTTGCCGCCCATGACCTCGCTGCGGTTTTCCTTGATGTAGAGCTTTATGACTTCGCCCTGAATCTTGTTGGCGCCTTCCATGAGCACAGGGTTGTCTTCCATGGTCAAAAGGTCCTTGGCGGCTTCGTAGGTGGCCATGCCGCAGGTGCCGGTGCGACCCTTGTCCGCTTTTATGCGCACGTTGCCCTTGGCGATGATTTTCCGGATGGACCCCTGCTCGTCAGGAACGCCCTGGGTGGCGTCCTTGGCTCCTTCCTTTTTCTCCAGCAGCACGGTCAGCGTGTCGGACCACAGCTGGATGTCCTGGCGGATGACGTACACGGAGCCGGTGAAGACTACCTGGTCCCCTTTCTGGGTGTAGGTCATGGTATCGGAAGTGATCTTGACCGGCACGGTCTCGGCCGCCCAGAGTGGCGCCGCGCAGGATAGGAAGAGAAAAAGTATGAGTGAACGCATTTGGTAACCCGCTTGTCAATTCATGATGACCTGGACGTTGCCTTGGGCCAGGAAGTCCCCTGTGTCCAGAAAATATGTCAGGGTGTCTGAGCGGCCCTGCATGGATTCGCCAGTCAGTTCAACCGTGCCGCCGAGCACGAGCGTGCGGTTTTGGTCTGTGTAGTCAAGGGTTTCGGAACGCATCACGTACTGGCCCTGGGTAGCGTTGACTCCGTCCCACATCCTGGCCCGGTCCTCTTTTTGCCAGACCTGGCCTCTGGGCGCCCGGACCTCGATGGGCTCGCCGCCTTCCTCCCCCCAGTATACGATGACCGGGGAGGTGAGCGTCAGTTCGTCGCCGTTTTCGTCGTAGTCGGCACCCGTGGCGTTCAGGTTCCAGAGTTTCTTGCCGTCCTTGCCCTGACTCAGGTTGACGCCTTTTAGGCTCAAATCCACGTCCAGATTCCGGATCGAGGGGTCGTCCAGCCGTTCGGGCCAGAGCAGCCGCTTTCCGAGCATCGCGATTCCGGCCAGAACGACAAGGGCCAAAATCCCGATCAAAAGGCGCTTCATTCCCGGACCCAGTCCTGCCAAAGGCCTTCGAGTTTGCCCTGGGCGCGCAGAATGAAATCGATGGCTTCGCGCACCGCGCCCTGTCCGCCCATGGATCTGGTTGTCCAGGCCGCGAGTTTGAGTATCTCGGGGCGGGCGTTGGGGACGGCGATGGGCAGTCCGACCAGGGACATGGGCGCGGCGTCGACCCAGTCGTCACCGACATAGGCCATGTGCGACAGGGGGATGCCGGTCTCTTCGGAAATCCGGCGCAGGATCGGGGCCTTGCGATGGTGACCGGGATAGTAATGGCTGATGCCAAGCTCCGTGGCCCGTTTGCGCACTGCCGGGGAGTCCAGGCCGGTGATGATCGCGAACTCGATTCCGGCTTGGGGGGCCATCTTGATGGCCAGCCCGTCCTGGACGTTGAAGCGCTTCATCACGCAGCCAGATTCGTCGTAATAAAGTCCGCCGTCGGTGAGCACTCCGTCCACGTCCAGGATGATCAGCCGTACGTCCCGGGCGAGGAGTTCAGCATTCATTGGGGATGCTCCAGATGGCCGCAAGTTCCGAGAGAAGGGTGCGGGCCTTGGCCAGGGGCCAGGAATTGGGGCCGTCGCAGAGGGCCTTGTCCGGGTCCGGGTGGATCTCCATGAAGAGGCCCTGGCAACCGCAAGCCACGGCGGCCCGGGCCAGATGCGGCACGAACTCGCGTTGGCCGCCGGAGGACATGCCCTGTCCGCCGGGCAGCTGCACCGAGTGGGTGGCGTCGAAGATGACGGGGCAACCGAGCTGCTTCATGATGATCAGGGATCGAAAATCCACGACCAGGTTGTTGTAGCCGAACATGGAGCCGCGCTCGGTCAGCCAGATGCGGTCGAATCCTTCGGAGCGGATTTTTTCCACGGGCCCCTGCATGTCCCAGGGCGCCATGAACTGTCCTTTCTTGATGTTCACGATGCGCTCGGTGCGCGCGGCGGCGAGCAAGAGGTCGGTCTGACGGCAGAGGAAGGCCGGAATCTGCAGCACGTCGGCCACCTCGGCCACCAGGGAGGCCTGGCGCGGCTCGTGGATGTCCGTGATGACCGGCAGTCCGGTGCGGCTCTTGATCTGGGCCAGCCAGTCAAGCCCCATGTCCAGCCCGGGGCCCCGGAAGCTCGCTCCGGCCGTGCGGTTGGCTTTGTCGTAGGAGCTCTTGAAGATGAGCGGCAGGTTCAGATCGCGCGCGATGGCCTGCAGTTCGACGGCCACGGTCATGGCCATGTCCAGACTTTCGAGCACGCAGGGCCCGGCGATGAGGAAGGGACGGCCGGCGACCAGGGTGGAGCAGTCAATCATGTTTTTTACTCGGGCTTCTTGGTGGCCACGGCCGCGCGAATGAATTCACGGAACAGCGGATGCGGCTGCATGGGGGTGGAGGTGAACTCCGGGTGGAACTGGCAACCCAGGAACCACGGATGATCCTTGATTTCCACGATCTCGACCAGGCTCTTGTCCGGGGACAGGCCGCTGATGGTCAGTCCGGCTTCTTCGAAACGGCTCTGGTAGGCGCTGTTGAATTCGTAGCGGTGGCGGTGACGTTCCGAAACCTCGGTTGCGCCGTAGGCTTCAAAGGCGCGAGTGTCCTTCTCGATCACGCAGGGGTAGGCGCCAAGGCGCATGGTCCCGCCTTTTTCGCTCGTCATGTCACGGCGCTGCACGCATTTCTTGCGGAAATCGAACCATTCCTTCATCAGATAGATGACTGGATCCGGCGTGGTCAGGTCGAATTCCTCGGAGTTGGCCTTGGTGAGGCCCATGACGCTTCTGGCGTATTCGATGACCGCGCACTGCATGCCGAGGCAGATGCCGAAGAAGGGGATTTTGTTTTCACGGGCATAAGTGATGGCCGCGATCTTTCCTTCCACGCCACGGATGCCGAAGCCGCCGGGGACGAGGATGCCGTCGGCCTCGGCGAGGCTCTCGGCCACGTTTGCGGCAGTGATTTCCTCGGAATTGACATACAGGAAGCGGATGGCCGCATTGTTTGCCACGCCGCCGTGGGTCAGGGCCTCATGCAGGCTCTTGTAGGCTTCCTTCAGGTCCACGTATTTGCCGACGATGGCAATGGTGACCTCTGAAGTTGGATGGTGCAGGTTGTAAACGAGATTCTTCCATTCCTGCAGGTCCGGATTCTTGGCGGCCAGGCGCAGGAGGATGGCGATTTTCTGGTCAACCCCCTCATTATAAAGGGTCAGGGGAAGTTCGTAGATGTGGTTGACGTCTATGGCGGTGAAGACCGCGTCCCGGTCCACATTGCAGAACAGTGAAATTTTGCGTTTGATGTCGTCGCCAAGATCCACTTCGGAGCGGCAGAGGATGATGTCCGGCTGGATGCCGAGGCTGCGCAGTTCCTTTACGGAGTGCTGAGTAGGCTTGGTTTTGAGCTCGCCTGCGGTTTTGATGTAGGGCACCAGCGTGAGGTGGATGTAGAGGACGTTGTCCTTGCCAAGGTCGGCCCGCAGCTGGCGGATGGCTTCCAGGAAGGGCAGTCCCTCGATGTCGCCCACGGTGCCGCCGATCTCGACCAGGGTCACGTCCAGGTCGTCACTGGCCAGGCTCAGGATGGACGACTTGATCTCGTCGGTGATGTGCGGGATGACCTGGACCGTGCCGCCGAGGTAGTCGCCGCGGCGTTCCTTGGTGATGACGGTGTTGTAGATGCGCCCCGACGTGTAGTTGTTGCGCTGGCTCAGGTGGGTGCCCAGGTAGCGCTCGTAGTGCCCGAGGTCCAGATCCGTCTCGGCCCCGTCGTCGGTGACGTAGACTTCGCCATGCTGAAAGGGGTTCATGGTGCCCGGGTCAACGTTGATGTACGGGTCGAGCTTCTGGATGGATACCCGTAGCCCCCGCGCCTTGAGAAGCGCCGCGATGGATGCGGCGGCCAGTCCTTTACCCAGAGAGGACAATACCCCGCCGGTCACAAAAATGAATTTGGTGTTCATCGCTGCCTCGCTCACCTGTATGATTCTTCGCTCTGAGTCCGCGCTCGGCGCGCCAGACATGGTCCACAAAACAAATGGGCCACCTGTCGGCAGCCCGAAATTCGACATCCGTATGTCCGCCGGAACATTTGGCAGCGGACTTCCGGCTTGTCAAGCGGCCCATGGTGTCCTGCAAACACAGTGGGCTCAATAGCAGAAAGAACGCCGAGTGCAAACAGTCCGAAAGGTCGATTTTCAGGCTT
The sequence above is a segment of the Deltaproteobacteria bacterium HGW-Deltaproteobacteria-18 genome. Coding sequences within it:
- the lptC gene encoding LPS export ABC transporter periplasmic protein LptC, which encodes MKRLLIGILALVVLAGIAMLGKRLLWPERLDDPSIRNLDVDLSLKGVNLSQGKDGKKLWNLNATGADYDENGDELTLTSPVIVYWGEEGGEPIEVRAPRGQVWQKEDRARMWDGVNATQGQYVMRSETLDYTDQNRTLVLGGTVELTGESMQGRSDTLTYFLDTGDFLAQGNVQVIMN
- a CDS encoding 3-deoxy-8-phosphooctulonate synthase, with the translated sequence MIDCSTLVAGRPFLIAGPCVLESLDMAMTVAVELQAIARDLNLPLIFKSSYDKANRTAGASFRGPGLDMGLDWLAQIKSRTGLPVITDIHEPRQASLVAEVADVLQIPAFLCRQTDLLLAAARTERIVNIKKGQFMAPWDMQGPVEKIRSEGFDRIWLTERGSMFGYNNLVVDFRSLIIMKQLGCPVIFDATHSVQLPGGQGMSSGGQREFVPHLARAAVACGCQGLFMEIHPDPDKALCDGPNSWPLAKARTLLSELAAIWSIPNEC
- the lptB gene encoding LPS export ABC transporter ATP-binding protein, with product MTILTGQNLAKRYGTRNVVRDIDLDVRQGEVVGVLGPNGAGKTTTFYMLAGIVSPTRGQVLLDGLDITRWPLHKRARAGMSYLPQESSIFRKLTVRQNLQLILEYSGLSRDEQKRTADRLLDELGITRLEGQLAAFLSGGERRRLEIARALIQNPKFILLDEPFAGIDPLAVDDIQAIIRDLRDKDIGVLISDHNVRETLQICDRAYLVHDGRIILNGSPEEIVADPGARKVYLGEGFCL
- the rpoN gene encoding RNA polymerase sigma-54 factor yields the protein MGLELRQNLKLTQQLVMTPQLQQAIKLLQLSRFELLEAVQQELLENPMLEEGVKEISEEHEIQAPAESRPEVSHEDAELMRNADWENYLGDFSSTAKQVQFKETEALEEMMSYEARLSGKPSLDGHLLWQLCLSNITEEEQMIGEAIIGNLDSQGYLMSTAEDIASETLSPLLLVESMLHRLQRFDPVGVAARSPRECLLIQLEMLGQDDPILISLVSEHLEDIEKRRYKPLLRKFKIQMEDLKAYLDIIQSLDPMPGASYGSESTIYVSPDVFVYEYEGDFVIVMNDDGLPKLQLSPYYMDDMHLAVKGPDREYLHDKMRSAMWLMKSLHQRQRTLYKVVESIVRFQRAFFEHGVTKLKPLILKDVADDIEMHESTVSRITTNKYVATPHGIMELKFFFNSALEMDDGTQVGSESVKAIIKKMVSEEDPKHPFSDEKIAAVLKETLDVNIARRTVAKYRAVLGIDSSSKRKQVF
- the pyrG gene encoding CTP synthetase (CTP synthase; cytidine triphosphate synthetase; catalyzes the ATP-dependent amination of UTP to CTP with either L-glutamine or ammonia as the source of nitrogen; in Escherichia coli this enzyme forms a homotetramer) yields the protein MNTKFIFVTGGVLSSLGKGLAAASIAALLKARGLRVSIQKLDPYINVDPGTMNPFQHGEVYVTDDGAETDLDLGHYERYLGTHLSQRNNYTSGRIYNTVITKERRGDYLGGTVQVIPHITDEIKSSILSLASDDLDVTLVEIGGTVGDIEGLPFLEAIRQLRADLGKDNVLYIHLTLVPYIKTAGELKTKPTQHSVKELRSLGIQPDIILCRSEVDLGDDIKRKISLFCNVDRDAVFTAIDVNHIYELPLTLYNEGVDQKIAILLRLAAKNPDLQEWKNLVYNLHHPTSEVTIAIVGKYVDLKEAYKSLHEALTHGGVANNAAIRFLYVNSEEITAANVAESLAEADGILVPGGFGIRGVEGKIAAITYARENKIPFFGICLGMQCAVIEYARSVMGLTKANSEEFDLTTPDPVIYLMKEWFDFRKKCVQRRDMTSEKGGTMRLGAYPCVIEKDTRAFEAYGATEVSERHRHRYEFNSAYQSRFEEAGLTISGLSPDKSLVEIVEIKDHPWFLGCQFHPEFTSTPMQPHPLFREFIRAAVATKKPE
- a CDS encoding phenylphosphate carboxylase subunit delta, giving the protein MNAELLARDVRLIILDVDGVLTDGGLYYDESGCVMKRFNVQDGLAIKMAPQAGIEFAIITGLDSPAVRKRATELGISHYYPGHHRKAPILRRISEETGIPLSHMAYVGDDWVDAAPMSLVGLPIAVPNARPEILKLAAWTTRSMGGQGAVREAIDFILRAQGKLEGLWQDWVRE